From Vitis vinifera cultivar Pinot Noir 40024 chromosome 3, ASM3070453v1, the proteins below share one genomic window:
- the LOC100267560 gene encoding auxin-induced protein X15 gives MGFRLPGIVNAKQILQRVRMGGGVKNVPKGYFAVYVGEDQKKRFLVPVSYLKDPSFQNLLSQAEEEFGFNHSRGGLTIPCTEKAFIDVTCSLNC, from the coding sequence ATGGGCTTCCGCTTGCCTGGGATTGTTAATGCTAAGCAGATCCTGCAGCGAGTGCGGATGGGTGGAGGGGTAAAAAATGTACCAAAAGGTTATTTTGCTGTTTATGTGGGAGAAGACCAGAAGAAGAGATTTCTGGTTCCGGTTTCATACTTGAAGGATCCTTCATTTCAGAACTTATTGAGTCAGGCAGAGGAAGAGTTCGGGTTCAATCATTCAAGGGGAGGTCTCACAATCCCATGCACAGAAAAAGCCTTCATTGATGTCACTTGTAGTTTGAATTGCTGA
- the LOC104878770 gene encoding metalloendoproteinase 1, which translates to MAPRVSLLLFILSSLLLPFLSQATSSSPSRVGPFRHLESFGSFKHLEGSKKGDKTEGIQMVKKYLEHYGYLSSTHYSQMDSDDFDDTLESSLKAFQTFYHLKPTGSLDAPTATLMSKPRCGVPDHPTSSNSINPQYTIDPGSVKWPRDQMHIHYIIFPDSHPEEPITRGFQAWTTVSNFTFERVREESFAKIRVYFQVRDKGTAPPLDGPGGILAYAGPSLTNATIHFDGEENWVEGAVADSFDLQTIATHEVGHLLGLGHSRVVKANMYAYTGTAETKPLIQDDIDGIRAKYST; encoded by the coding sequence ATGGCGCCTAGGGTTTCACTCCTGCTCTTCATtctttcttctctcctcctccctTTCCTTTCTCAGGCAACTTCTTCAAGCCCCTCTCGCGTCGGGCCTTTCAGGCATCTGGAGAGCTTTGGGTCTTTCAAGCATCTGGAGGGGTCTAAAAAGGGCGACAAAACGGAAGGCATCCAGATGGTGAAGAAGTACCTTGAACATTACGGCTACTTGAGCTCTACCCATTATTCCCAAATGGATAGTGATGATTTCGATGATACCTTGGAATCTTCCCTCAAAGCCTTTCAGACCTTTTACCATCTCAAGCCCACTGGAAGCTTAGACGCCCCAACAGCCACCCTGATGTCCAAGCCTCGATGCGGGGTCCCGGACCACCCCACAAGCTCAAACAGTATTAACCCCCAGTATACTATCGACCCAGGGAGCGTGAAATGGCCCCGCGATCAGATGCATATCCACTATATCATCTTCCCAGACTCCCACCCAGAGGAGCCAATCACAAGGGGTTTTCAAGCATGGACCACTGTTTCAAACTTCACCTTCGAGAGGGTTCGAGAGGAATCATTTGCTAAAATCCGAGTTTATTTCCAAGTGAGGGATAAGGGAACTGCACCACCCCTTGATGGGCCTGGAGGAATCTTGGCTTACGCCGGTCCATCATTAACTAATGCAACCATCCATTTCGATGGAGAAGAGAATTGGGTGGAAGGTGCAGTTGCTGATTCTTTTGATTTGCAGACTATTGCTACCCACGAAGTAGGTCATCTTCTAGGACTTGGGCACAGTCGAGTGGTGAAAGCCAACATGTATGCTTATACGGGTACTGCAGAGACGAAACCTTTGATTCAGGATGATATCGATGGCATTAGAGCTAAATACAGCACTTGA